One Rhizoctonia solani chromosome 2, complete sequence DNA segment encodes these proteins:
- a CDS encoding ubiquitin-conjugating enzyme codes for MASKPAQKRLSKEFLEMQRSPPPFVWASPEEKNILHWNFIVRGPPDCPYAGGEYHGLISFPSDYPFKPPGIKMYTPSGRFQPDKKICFSMSDFHPGTWNPAWSVATICTGLLSFMLSDEMTTGSVTSTDTEKRDFAIRSHEWNRKQKRFRDAFPDYCGEVMKDLPNMGEKDRGTAEESATTEETLATAAIQAPVVRSSAPTVAKARTVPTPGAASAVVGQAVAPPSWRETIWERWRWGIFILLAVLVSRLSNV; via the exons ATGGCATCCAAACCCGCACAGAAAAGG TTGTCGAAAGAGTTTCTGGAGATGCAACGGTCTCCACCTCCGTTCGTTTGGGCTTCACCGGAAGAAAAGAATATTCTGCACT GGAACTTCATTGTA CGAGGACCACCCGACTGCCCGTATGCTGGTGGCGAATACCATGGCCTGATCTCGTTCCCGTCCGACTATCCATTCAAGCCCCCAGGTATCAAG ATGTACACTCCATCGGGCCGCTTCCAGCCAGACAAGAAAATATGTTTCAG CATGTCCGATTTCCATCCTGGCACA TGGAACCCGGCATGGAGTGTGGCGACAAT TTGCACCGGGTTGCTGTCATTCATGCTTTCAGATGAAATGACAACAGGTTCGGTAACATCGACCGACACCGAGAAGCGAGATTTTGCCATACGTAGTCACGAGTGGAATCGCAAGCAAAAGCGCTTCCGTGATGCGTTCCCAGAC TATTGTGGCGAAGTCATGAAGGATCTTCCGAATATGGGCGAAAAGGATCGAGGTACCGCAGAGGAGAGTGCTACGACAGAAGAGACTTTAGCAACTGCTGCTATTCAGGCTCCGGTGGTTCGTTCTTCTGCTCCTACAGTTGCTAAAGCCCGCACAGTGCCGACACCCGGTGCTGCTTCTGCTGTTGTAGGCCAAGCGGTAGCGCCGCCATCATGGCGAGAGACTATATGGGAGAGATGGCGCTGGGGTATCTTCATCCTGCTTGCAGTCCTTGTGTCAAGGTTGTCGAATGTATAA
- a CDS encoding thymidylate kinase yields MVRGAFIVIEGLDRSGKSTQCARMVSRIEGEGKPVKAIKFPDRTTEIGKLIDAYLQSKAEVDDHTIHLLFSANRWELASSIKSLLESGTTIVCDRYAYSGLAFSAAKQKPDLSYEWCLSPDVGLPAPDAAFFLEVAPEVAKQRGGYGQERYENEEMQRAVRQTFQRIGKDVQERWQVVDANRTQGEVEEDLWNRIGPLIKGQLQEDLETMWPNRISSA; encoded by the exons ATGGTGCGGGGAGCGTTTATCGTAATCGAGG GCTTGGATAGGTCGGGCAAGTCGACTCAATGTGCGCGGATGGTTTCTCGGATTGAGGGAGAGGGTAAACCCGTGAAGGCCATCAAATTCCCAG ACAGGACAACCGAGATCGGCAAACTCATCGACGCTTACCTCCAATCCAAAGCAGAGGTAGACGACCACACGATCCACCTTTTGTTCTCCGCCAATCGTTGGGAGCTCGC ATCAAGTATCAAGTCGCTCCTTGAGTCAGGAACGACCATAGTCTGCGACCGATATGCGTACTCGGGTCTCGCATTCTCCGCAGCTAAACAGAAACCTGATCTATCATACGAATGGTGTTTAAGCCCGGATGTCGGCCTCCCCGCGCCTGATGCTGCATTTTTCCTTGAAGTTGCACCCGAAGTTGCAAAGCAACGTGGAGGCTACGGACAGGAACGATATGAAAATGAAGAAATGCAGAGGGCTGTGAGGCAGACTTTCCAGCGAATCGGGAAAGATGTCCAGGAGCGATGGCAAGTCGTCGATGCGAATCGGACTCAGGGAGAGGTGGAAGAAGATTTATGGAATAGGATCGGGCCGTTAATCAAGGGCCAACTCCAAGAGGATTTGGAGACCATGTGGCCAAACCGCATAAGTAGCGCATAA
- a CDS encoding thymidylate kinase, protein MLRPWPVAGYLNPLSMSGRSSAARSDSPFLDAYALSKLLWSNSDASSDEVDDILANTSPVTTTAATDECTDNPDETEVDGLIDTFEVGLPERSFCRISLWRDNVVRPDVLDFMNDRRALSPLPTNRKRKPSSLDLKVQPILKVPKLMIDQPICPACNSTFSARSGLLKHGQRARASEACREAINYAFE, encoded by the exons ATGTTACGCCCTTGGCCCGTTGCCGGTTACTTGAATCCGTTGTCCATGAGCGGAAGATCTAGTGCTG CTCGAAGTGACTCACCCTTCCTGGACGCATACGCACTGTCGAAATTGCTGTGGAGCAATAGTGATGCGAGCTCAGATGAAGTGGACGACATCCTCGCGAACACATCACCAGTTACAACCACCGCCGCCACCGATGAATGCACCGACAATCCCGACGAAACAGAGGTCGATGGGCTGATCGATACCTTTGAAGTCGGGTTGCCTGAGCGCTCATTTTGTCGAATTTCGTTATGGCGCGATAACGTCGTTCGTCCAGACGTGCTTGATTTTATGAACGACAGAAGGG CTCTGTCACCTCTTCCAACCAACCGGAAACGAAAACCATCTTCT CTGGACCTCAAAGTTCAACCAATACTCAAGGTCCCCAAACTCATGATCGATCAGCCAATCTGTCCTGCCTGTAACTCGACTTTTAGCGCCAGGAGTGGCCTCCTTAAGCACGGTCAACGG GCTCGAGCATCCGAAGCCTGTCGCGAAGCGATCAATTATGCATTTGAATGA
- a CDS encoding 3-beta hydroxysteroid dehydrogenase/isomerase family protein — protein MTLWAILGITLFVYILALRKRLITPNPAVYDYIAKNSSDEELSQVTIPTPDDMAKAMKAAGGATGKAYIVVGGAGNVGQCLVRTLLGRGETLVRIIDVAPPKISGDPNAPHHISHAEFIKADVTDYKSIQEAISRPFGDTGRTAEAIFHTVAVIRNYERLPYLKHLSHRVNVEGTKNVLKAAQELGTVKSFVYTSSIAILVPPAWYMRLGYENGLAPRKGVVFGDTNPEDVTCANNYYLHTKREADIFVRAADGVKGVRTGVLRPGMSITGPHDIWVSFYFTNPGPNLVWGGEYFQNIVNPWDLSRAHVQLADALLNNPKESAGQAFAITGQTRAHSFDEIRRMIQFYSQRDLGFKRAPALALYAISHLLEAFFLIRYFSLKLLSKVTRLETTYVPKWAVDTKMTFLQPMMWDLSFADVIVDDSRARKVLGYRNYWSTAQTIKWTVDD, from the exons ATGACTCTCTGGGCTATCCTAGGGATAACTCTGTTCGTGTACATTTTAGCTCTTAGAAAACGGCTTATCACTCCCAACCCTGCTGTCTATGATTATATAGCCAAGAACAGCTCCGATGAAGAGCTTTCGCAAGTGACAATCCCTACACCTGATGATATGGCGAAAGCTATGAAGGCGGCCGGAGGGGCAACCGGGAAGGCTTATATAGTGGTTGGAGGAGCGGGAAACGTTGGACAATGTCTTGTCAGGACACTGCTTGGTCGCGGGGAAACGCTGGTTCGCATCATTGATGTCGCCCCGCCCAAAATATCTGGAGATCCAAATGCCCCACATCATATTTCCCACGCAGAGTTTATCAAAGCAGACGTAACCGATTACAAGTCGATCCAAGAAGCCATTTCTAGACCTTTCGGAGACACTGGGCGCACTGCAGAGGCCATATTCCACACTGTCGCAGTCATCAGGAACTATGAGCGGCTACCATACCTGAAACATCTTAGCCACCGAGTTAACGTGGAGGGAACCAAGAACGTTCTCAAGGCTGCACAAGAACTCGGAACCGTTAAATCATTTGTGTACACATCCAGCATTGCGATTCTTGTCCCTCCTGCATGGTATATGCGCCTTGGATACGAGAACGGCCTGGCGCCTCGCAAGGGGGTTGTGTTTGGTGACACCAACCCGGAAGACGTAACATGTGCGAACAACTACTACCTTCATACTAAACGCGAAGCGGATATATTTGTACGTGCCGCGGATGGAGTCAAGGGCGTTCGAACTGGAGTTCTGAGACCAGGAAT GTCTATCACCGGACCCCATGACATTTGGGTATCTTTT TATTTCACTAACCCAGGGCCTAATCTTGTTTGGGGTGGAGA GTACTTTCAGAATATAGTAAACCCATGGGATCTTTCTCGAGCGCATGTCCAATTGGCGGACGCATTGCTTAATAACCCAAAGGAGAGTGCCGGCCAAGCATTTGCTATCACAGGACAGACAAGAGCCCATTCATTCGATGAGATCCGACGCATGATCCAG TTCTATAGTCAACGAGATTTGGGATTTAAACGGGCTCCAG CTCTGGCTCTATATGCTATCTCACATTTATTAGAAGCGTTCTTTCTCATTCGCTACTTTTCCCTCAAACTTTTGTCTAAAGTTACTCGACTTGAGACTACGTACGTTCCCAAGTGGGCTGTGGACACTAAGATGACCTTTCTTCAACCTATGATGTGGGACCTGTCATTCGCCGACGTAATTGTGGACGATTCGAGAGCGCGGAAGGTCTTGGG GTATCGCAATTATTGGTCCACCGCGCAAACTATCAAGTGGACAGTAGACGATTGA
- a CDS encoding major facilitator superfamily transporter produces MSDNPCWTANPPGWASITGNPVQVKAGSERHLGPSEITKGTRVGILAGIWVAMFLASVNTTMVATLISSISSEYNRSNQASWLGTSYVFQTQTSTCTEVTKSGPTRFLLATCTFTPLYGRLCNVLGRRGANQTAVLFAAVGTLACGLSNSLEMLIAARFLSGMGSGGIFTTASIITSDMYTIRERSLTQGIASLFNGAGMGLGGPLGGWISDRFGWRWAFLIQIPFFAVSFFLTSANLPVLKDYVTPGRGRGAKEILKRIDYGGCATMFVSVGALLFFLSFKYNQEYAWDSAPVVTSLAVMILAAMAFLFVELKLAYEPMLAPSLLKESVPVIIGYSNALVSMCNFAIMYFFPMWFETVQLQSAGVAGAHLLPNSVAMSLGSLFAGWYMAKTGRYKILTNLFGLFPCIASLLVYRLRENSSSFEQWFSIIPLGFGNAVVLQTTLICLLASIDNSQLAVGTGFTQLYRGVGQVLGVAVSSAFFQSVLDRELRSRITGKDADEWVVRIRHSSKLVVNLEEHLQRAARDSYGEALRYVFLYAAACSLVSFILRLWLPEVPLDEPETPAPASPTPSNLSNESAVDEVEMHSRPFVRRRESAYDVCLL; encoded by the exons ATGAGCGACAACCCTTGCTGGACCGCGAACCCCCCTGGATGGGCTTCCATTACCGGAAATCCTGTTCAAGTAAAGGCCGGCTCGGAGCGCCACCTTGGACCGAGCGAGATTACTAAAGGCACACGAGTCGGTATTTTGGCTGGTATTTGGGTTGCCATGTTTCTTGCG TCTGTGAACA CGACAATGGTAGCCACGC TAATTTCATCCATCTCTTCGGAATACAACCGCTCGAACCAGGCCAGTTGGCTAGGCACATCGTACGTATTTCAAACTCAGACCAGCACTTGCACAGAGGTAACCAAATCTGGACCGACCAGATTTCTACTCGCGACTTGCACGTTCACTCCTCTGTACGGTCGACTATGCAACGTTCTAGGTCGCCGAGGAGCCAACCAGACCGCGGTCCTGTTCGCAGCTGTGGGGACATTGGCATGTGGGCTTTCGAATAGCTTGGAGATGTTGATTGCCGCGCGATTT CTTTCGGGCATGGGCAGTGGTGGGATATTTACCACGGCCTCGATTATCACATCGGACATGTACACAATACGGGAAAGGAGTTTGACACAGGGCATTGCGTCTTTGTTCAATGGG GCTGGAATGGGCCTTGGCGGTCCTCTTGGAGGCTGGATTAGCGACCGTTTTGGATGGCGTTGGGCCTTTCTTATACAGATCCCGTTTTTTGCCGTATCGTTCTTTCTCACTTCTGCCAACTTAC CGGTTCTCAAAGACTATGTAACGCCTGGTCGAGGGAGAGGAGCCAAGGAAATTCTTAAACGAATCGATTACGGAGGATGTGCGACCATGTTTGTTAGT GTTGGAGCGTTGTTGTTTTTCCTTAGTTTCAAATACAACCAAGAGTATGCT TGGGATAGTGCACCAGTAGTGACGAGCTTGGCCGTTATGATCCTAGCCGCCATGGCGTTTCTATTCGTCGAGTTGAAACTCGCGTATGAACCAATGCTAGCACCTTCGCTACTTAAGGAAAGCGTACCAGTCATAATAGGCTATAGTAATGCCCTCGTTTCAATGTGCAACTT TGCCATTATGTATTTCTTCCCGATGTGGTTTGAGACGGTTCAACTTCAGAGTGCTGGTGTGGCAGGTGCTCATTTGTTACCCAACTCTGTTGCAATGTCGTTGGGGTCTCTGTTTGCAGG ATGGTACATGGCCAAGACGGGTCGGTATAAGATCTTGACAaatctttttgggctgtTTCCTTGCATTGCTTCCTTGCTTGTTTACCGTCTTAGAGAAAACTCTAGTAGTTTCGAGCAGTGGTTTAGTATT ATCCCGCTAGGCTTCGGAAATGCTGTTGTGTTACAAACTACTTTGA TTTGTCTGTTGGCCTCGATTGATA ATTCACAATTGGCTGTTGGCACCGGCTTTACTCAGTTATACCGCGGAGTTG GTCAGGTGTTAGGTGTGGCCGTTAGCTCTGCGTTTTTCCAGTCAGTTCTCGATAGGGAGCTACGTTCGCGAATCACGGGAAAGGATGCCGATGAG TGGGTTGTTCGTATCCGTCATTCGAGTAAATTAGTGGTAAATCTCGAAGAGCACCTGCAACGTGCAGCGCGCGATTCGTATGGCGAAGCATTGAGGTATGTGTTTTTGTATGCAGCGGCCTGCAGTTTGGTTTCTTTTATTCTCCGACTTTGG CTTCCTGAGGTACCTCTCGATGAACCTGAAACGCCAGCACCTGCTTCACCTACACCTAGCAACCTTTCTAACGAAAGCGCGGTGGACGAAGTCGAGATGCACTCCCGCCCATTCGTCCGACGCCGCGAATCCGCGTACGACGTTTGTCTACTTTAG
- a CDS encoding GNAT family acetyltransferase yields the protein MVEVINNYTPPPPKGPVTLPDPDAPYDLNFRFPVRELESDKLKLVPFVPSIHGQALVEGMKPHPELLQYLPWNPFDTLHEFELHFEQRIRSDPTWMVYALLDKSKIIPGQVHGQLAGTIGYLRASPETASVEIGYVIVLPSYQRTFVSTHAIGLLLDYALQKPGDGGLGLRRVQWMAHVDNKPSVRAAERMGFKMEGVLRWDRTVPVDKANGLKPREDDVIQLKGRHSAILSMCWDDWEGGGREHVYKIMARRS from the exons ATGGTGGAAGTAATAAACAACTAcacccctccccctcccaaAGGACCCGTAACTCTCCCCGATCCCGATGCTCCGTACGACCTCAACTTTCGCTTCCCAGTAAGGGAGCTCGAATCGGACAAACTAAAGCTCGTCCCATTTGTG CCTTCTATTCATGGCCAGGCCTTGGTCGAAGGCATGAAGCCCCACCCAGAGCTCCTTCAGTATCTGCCCTGGAATCCGTTTGACACGCTTCACGAATTCGAACTTCATTTCGAGCAGCGCATCCGTAGTGATCCCACGTGGATGGTCTATGCGTTGCTCGACAAGTCAAAGATCATCCCGGGACAAG TGCATGGCCAGCTCGCAGGGACAATTGGGTACCTACGCGCCTCGCCCGAAACGGCGAGTGTCGAGATCGGGTACGTGATCGTGCTCCCATCGTATCAGCGCACATTTGTCTCGACGCACGCGATCGGGCTGTTGCTTGATTATGCGCTTCAAAAACCGGGCGATGGCGGATTGGGTTTGCGCCGTGTGCAATGGATGGCGCATGTGGACAATAAGCCAAGTGTACGAGCGGCGGAGCGGATGGGATTCAAAATGGAGGGAGTTCTTCG GTGGGATCGAACCGTACCGGTCGACAAAGCGAATGGGCTTAAACCTCGCGAAGATGACGTGATCCAATTGAAAGGGCGTCATTCAGCTATACTATCAATGTGTTGGGACGATTGGGAAGGTGGGGGACGAGAACATGTTTACAAAATAATGGCGAGGAGATCGTGA
- a CDS encoding integral membrane family protein, with the protein MSFQQLDNPFDGGGLTPPPGYVVPSFPSLYDPRFDFGDNDPNNPPPGTYYLYNSFEIYRFTLYWTLIFYASSFALCGTFALLVRGLAKRRAPKLFVTVVLAFILTGTFFAVVGSAIVGYVLAAIYSVGYFSMSTWVPFLWALILTLVAVMGSYSTVIVML; encoded by the exons ATGTCATTCCAGCAACTCGATAATCCATTCGATGGCGGTGGACTAACTCCACCACCAGGATACGTCGTACCGTCTTTCCCGTCTCTCTACGACCCCCGATTCGATTTTGGCGATAACGATCCAAACAATCCGCCCCCGGGAACATACTACTTGTACAACTCGTTTG AGATATATCGCTTCACTCTATACTGGACACTCATATTCTATGCTTCTTCATTTGCATTGTGCGGGACGTTTGCGCTCTTGGTCCGGGGTCTAGCAAAGCGCCGTGCGCCGAAACTGTTCGTCACCGTGGTTCTTGCTTTTATACTCACCGGAACGTTCTTTGCGGTTGTGGGATCGGCGATTGTTG GATATGTTCTTGCTGCCATCTATTCAGTCGGGTACTTTAGCATGTCTAC TTGGGTTCCCTTTTTGTGGGCGCTCATCCTCACCCTCGTTGCTGTAATGGGTTCCTATTCAACCGTGATTGTAATGTTATAG
- a CDS encoding glucose-6-phosphate isomerase — MPGTLASNYESWKKLQQLYDQQKEQIVLKDLFAKDPQRFAKFSREYTSADDASTTFLLDYSKNLINESVLAELFSLVREADVEGARDAMFAGEHINTSEDRAVLHTALRNFSNNFVSEPGADEVPAVLAHIKEFTESVRNGQWTGYTGKKIEAIVNIGIGGSDLGPVMVTEALKPYAKRDLKAHFVSNIDGTHIAEILRLCDPETTLFIVASKTFTTQETITNAQTAKSWFLNTAKDVKHVAKHFVALSTNTKDVTAFGIAKENMFQFWDWVGGRYSLWSAIGLSIALVIGYDNFEQLLRGAAGMDQHFRTTKLEDNLPVIMAVIGIWYNDFYGAQTHALLPYDQYLYNLPTTSSKAIWRVTASSLPRMETESIIRPPIIWGAAGTNGQHSFYQLVHQGTKLIPTDFLAPATTHNTLADTGNSSRHHRILLSNFFAQPEALAFGKSEEQVRKELGSGASEALIKSKVFEGNRPSNSIIFPLLTPSTLGALIALYEHKFSSRVWYGASTPSRVCADQMGVELGKVLAKAILAQLDKPEDVTGHDSSTTGLIHYYQKYRRE, encoded by the exons ATGCCCGGAACCCTTGCATCCA ACTACGAGAGCTGGAAGAAGCTCCAGCAGCTTTATGATCAGCAAAAGGAACAGATCGTCTTGAAGGACTTGTTCGCCAAGGATCCTCAACGATTCGCCAAGTTCTCTCGCGAGTACACCTCAGCGGACGACGCGTCCACGACTTTCTTACTCGACTACTCCAAGAACCTCATCAATGAGTCCGTTCTCGCCGAGTTGTTCTCCCTTGTGCGCGAAGCCGATGTCGAAGGTGCTCGCGACGCGATGTTTGCAGGCGAACACATCAATACGAGCGAGGATCGTGCGGTCCTTCACACTGCGCTTCGTAACTTTTCGAACAACTTTGTGAGCGAACCTGGTGCGGATGAGGTCCCGGCCGTCCTTGCGCACATCAAGGAGTTCACCGAGTCTGTGCGAAACGGACAATGGACTGGGTACACTGGCAAGAAGATCGAGGCCATCGTCAATATTGGTATCGGTGGTTCCGATTTGGGACCTGTCATGGTCACTGAGGCCCTGAAGCCGTATGCGAAGCGCGATCTCAAGGCGCACTTTGTTAGCAACATCGATGGTACTCACATTGCCGAGATTCTTCGTTTGTGCGACCCCGAGACGACGTTGTTCATCGTTGCGAGCAAGACGTTCACTACCCAAGAAACGATCACCAACGCTCAAACGGCCAAGTCCTGGTTCCTCAATACCGCCAAGGACGTCAAGCACGTAGCCAAGCACTTTGTTGCCCTCAGTACCAACACCAAGGATGTTACTGCTTTTGGTATTGCCAAGGAGAACATGTTCCAATTCTGGGACTGGGTCGGTGGTCGTTActcgctctggagtgctatTGG TCTCTCGATCGCGCTCGTCATCGGTTATGACAACTTTGAGCAACTCTTGCGCGGTGCCGCTGGAATGGACCAGCACTTCCGTACCACTAAGCTTGAGGACAACTTGCCGGTCATCATGGCTGTCATTGGCATTTGGTACAATGATTTCTATGGAGCCCAGACCCATGCTCTCCTTCCTTACGACCAATACCTCTACAATTTGCCGACTACTTCCAGCAAGGCGATATGGAGAGTAACGGCAAGTTCGTTACCAAGGATGGAAACAGAGTCGATTATCAGACCG CCCATCATCTGGGGAGCAGCTGGAACCAACGGCCAGCACTCATTCTACCAGCTTGTTCACCAGGGAACCAAGCTCATCCCCACTGACTTCCTCGCTCCCGCTACAACCCACAACACCCTCGCCGACACCGGCAACAGCTCGCGTCACCACCGCATCCTTCTCAGTAACTTCTTCGCCCAGCCCGAGGCTTTGGCGTTTGGAAAATCAGAGGAGCAGGTCCGCAAG GAACTCGGCTCGGGAGCGTCCGAGGCACTCATCAAGTCCAAGGTCTTTGAGGGTAACCGCCCCAGCAACTCGATCATCTTCCCTCTTCTTACCCCCTCGACACTCGGTGCTCTCATCGCACTTTATGAGCACAAGTTTTCGTCCAGGGTATGGTATGGGGCATCAACTCCTTCG CGTGTATGCGCAGACCAAATGGGTGTCGAGCTCGGAAAGGTCTTGGCCAAGGCTATCCTTGCGCAGCTGGACAAACCCGAGGACGTCACAGGCCACGACAGCTCG ACGACTGGTTTGATTCACTACTACCAGAAGTACCGCAGGGAGTAA
- a CDS encoding glucose-6-phosphate isomerase, translating into MSLPSIASILNSNDTSRTSPLAQALATLFEPSEILYTKVVPNLSLGPSTTYTSLIDSATILILSLPLADQAHFVAGHPRIGEVSNLSALSAAEQAKHATPPEVLERLKELNEAYEKRYPGLVYITFVNGRTRADIVPEWKRLLQETRWKLAERIGGRSCKGL; encoded by the coding sequence ATGTCTCTACCATCCATAGCCTCTATCTTGAACTCAAATGACACGTCCCGCACATCACCCTTGGCGCAAGCCCTGGCTACTCTGTTCGAGCCGTCCGAGATTCTATACACAAAGGTCGTCCCAAATCTTTCCCTTGGGCCATCTACAACGTACACGTCCTTGATTGATTCGGCCACAATACTTATTCTCTCACTCCCTTTGGCGGATCAAGCCCACTTCGTAGCGGGGCACCCACGCATCGGGGAAGTCAGCAACCTCTCAGCCCTCAGCGCCGCTGAACAGGCCAAACACGCGACTCCTCCCGAAGTATTGGAAAGGCTAAAAGAGCTAAACGAAGCGTACGAGAAACGATATCCTGGGCTAGTTTATATTACGTTTGTAAACGGACGCACGAGGGCAGATATTGTTCCTGAATGGAAGAGGCTGTTACAGGAGACCCGGTGGAAGTTGGCGGAGAGGATTGGAGGAAGGAGTTGCAAAGGGCTGTAG